A window of Amycolatopsis australiensis contains these coding sequences:
- a CDS encoding flavin-containing monooxygenase yields the protein MEQRDFTVLVVGAGASGLGAAIRLGQAGIDDLAVLEKAASLGGTWRDNTYPGCACDVPSALYSYSFAPNPGWTRAFAGQPEIHGYLRATAERFGVTAKIRYGVEVTRAQWSARDARWELETPAGRYTARFLVAGTGPWHEPLIPDLPGLGGFPGEVFHSARWNHGYDLAGKRVAVIGTGASAVQFVPEIVPRVGRLHLFQRTAQWVLPKPDHPVPGVERFLLRRFPALQRALRGAEYGAMETLGFGFRHPWLLRQVQRIGLAHLRRSVPDPVLRKALTPDYTLGCKRLLMSNTYYRSLTESHVDVHPAAVRAVDGGRVLGADGSAAEVDAIIFGTGFHILDMPVSARVFDDSGRSLDDHWKGSPQAYAGTTVAGFPNLFLLLGPSLGTGHSSAFTILEAQLRHVVAAVTRTLSSDRASLSVRPEAQAAFNAEVQAALPGTVYQSGGCSSYYTDANGRNSFSWPFSTGKLRSRVGSFDESAYEIVQSHSQHIP from the coding sequence ATGGAGCAACGCGACTTCACGGTCCTCGTCGTCGGCGCCGGGGCCTCCGGGCTCGGCGCGGCCATCCGCCTCGGCCAGGCCGGGATCGACGACCTCGCCGTCCTGGAGAAGGCCGCTTCGCTGGGCGGGACCTGGCGCGACAACACCTACCCGGGCTGCGCCTGCGACGTCCCGTCCGCGCTGTACTCCTACTCGTTCGCGCCGAACCCGGGCTGGACGCGCGCGTTCGCCGGGCAACCCGAAATCCACGGCTACCTGCGGGCGACGGCCGAACGCTTCGGCGTCACGGCGAAGATCCGCTACGGCGTCGAGGTGACGCGGGCGCAGTGGAGCGCCCGGGACGCGCGCTGGGAACTGGAGACCCCGGCCGGGCGCTACACGGCCCGGTTCCTGGTCGCCGGCACCGGGCCGTGGCACGAGCCGCTGATCCCGGACCTGCCCGGGCTCGGCGGCTTCCCGGGCGAGGTCTTCCACTCCGCGCGCTGGAACCACGGCTACGACCTGGCGGGCAAGCGGGTCGCGGTGATCGGCACCGGGGCGTCCGCGGTCCAGTTCGTCCCCGAGATCGTGCCCCGCGTCGGGCGGCTGCACCTGTTCCAGCGCACCGCGCAATGGGTGCTGCCGAAGCCCGACCACCCCGTCCCGGGCGTGGAGCGGTTCCTGCTGCGGCGGTTCCCCGCGCTGCAGCGGGCCTTGCGCGGCGCCGAATACGGCGCGATGGAGACGCTCGGCTTCGGCTTCCGGCACCCGTGGCTGCTGCGGCAGGTGCAGCGGATCGGGCTGGCGCACCTGCGCCGGAGCGTGCCGGATCCCGTGCTGCGCAAGGCGTTGACCCCGGACTACACGCTCGGCTGCAAGCGCCTGCTGATGTCCAACACCTACTACCGGTCGCTGACCGAGTCCCATGTGGACGTCCACCCGGCGGCCGTGCGCGCCGTGGACGGCGGCCGGGTGCTCGGCGCGGACGGGTCGGCCGCCGAGGTCGACGCGATCATCTTCGGCACCGGCTTCCACATCCTCGACATGCCGGTGTCGGCCCGCGTGTTCGACGACAGCGGCCGCAGCCTCGACGACCACTGGAAGGGCAGCCCGCAGGCGTACGCGGGCACGACGGTGGCCGGGTTCCCCAACCTCTTCCTGCTGCTGGGCCCGAGCCTGGGCACGGGCCACTCGTCGGCGTTCACGATCCTCGAGGCCCAGCTGCGCCACGTCGTGGCGGCGGTGACGCGGACGCTGAGCTCGGACCGCGCGTCGCTCTCGGTGCGCCCGGAGGCCCAGGCGGCGTTCAACGCGGAGGTCCAGGCGGCGCTGCCGGGCACGGTGTACCAGTCCGGCGGGTGCTCCAGCTACTACACGGACGCGAACGGGCGCAACAGTTTCAGCTGGCCGTTCTCGACGGGGAAGCTGCGCTCACGCGTCGGCTCGTTCGACGAAAGCGCCTACGAGATCGTTCAGTCCCACTCCCAGCACATCCCGTAG
- a CDS encoding M4 family metallopeptidase codes for MRLPQRFAALGGATAAGMVVVGIAVAAPARPAPEPPPSTAQAQANATNAAASLIAARPAALFAGSHDAFVRRDVRSAGGLSYVVYDRTYDGLPVIGGDLVVATDAAGTVKTTSVAQQQTLGDLDVHGAKLSAAQAGAVARGQVRGPKSLPGGKLVVVADGSGRLAYESNVEGTDEHGEPSSLSVYVDAVDGRVLRTVQHVAAGTGTGKWNGPAPLPLNTAKTAGGYAMADPGTPNLDCRNYSSDTVLTGPDDSWGNGNGTNIETGCADALFVAQTEKKMLADWVGRDGFTGDGGAWKIRVGLDDENAYYYSSRPAYVNLGHNPSGEWVGSLDILGHEMGHGVDDYSGSGGFSGGGTQEFIADTFGTATEFYANEPSQYDPPDYAIGEEVNLVGTGALRYMYDPSKAGDPSCYSSSIPNAEVHKAAGPGDHWFYLLAEGSAPVDGQPSSSTCDGSAVSGIGIRKAINIMHGALQLKTSGSSYLRYRTWTLQAAKNLYPGSCTEFNAVKAAWNAVSVPAQSGDPTCTDTTTPPTTTPPTTTTTPPGGCPAGQLLQNPGFESGQVAWSDPDTTIGQWGSQAPARSGSYDSWLGGWGSAHTDTITQQVTIPAGCRASLTFWLRVWTAETENVAYDKLVVSAGPATLATYSNLDRNSAYVQKTLDLSSYAGQTITLKFAGTEDQSLQTSFAVDDTAFTVG; via the coding sequence ATGAGATTGCCCCAACGGTTCGCCGCGCTCGGCGGCGCGACGGCGGCGGGCATGGTGGTGGTCGGCATCGCCGTCGCCGCGCCCGCCCGGCCCGCCCCCGAGCCGCCGCCGTCCACCGCCCAGGCGCAGGCCAACGCCACGAACGCGGCCGCGAGCCTGATCGCGGCCCGCCCGGCGGCCCTCTTCGCCGGTTCGCACGACGCGTTCGTCCGGCGGGACGTGCGCTCGGCGGGCGGCCTGTCCTACGTCGTCTACGACCGCACCTACGACGGCCTGCCCGTGATCGGCGGCGACCTGGTCGTCGCCACCGACGCCGCCGGCACGGTGAAGACCACTTCGGTCGCGCAGCAGCAGACGCTCGGCGACCTCGACGTGCACGGTGCGAAACTGTCGGCTGCCCAGGCCGGAGCCGTGGCACGCGGGCAGGTCCGCGGGCCGAAGAGCCTGCCCGGCGGGAAGCTGGTCGTCGTCGCCGACGGCAGCGGGCGGCTCGCCTACGAGAGCAACGTCGAAGGCACCGACGAACACGGCGAGCCGAGCAGCCTGAGCGTCTACGTCGACGCCGTGGACGGCCGGGTCCTGCGGACCGTGCAGCACGTCGCCGCGGGCACCGGCACGGGCAAGTGGAACGGCCCGGCGCCGCTGCCGCTGAACACCGCGAAGACCGCCGGCGGCTACGCGATGGCCGACCCCGGCACGCCGAACCTCGACTGCCGCAACTACAGCAGCGACACCGTCCTCACCGGACCCGACGACAGCTGGGGCAACGGCAACGGCACGAACATCGAGACCGGGTGCGCGGACGCGCTGTTCGTCGCGCAGACCGAGAAGAAGATGCTCGCCGACTGGGTGGGCCGCGACGGGTTCACCGGCGACGGCGGCGCGTGGAAGATCCGCGTCGGCCTCGACGACGAAAACGCGTACTACTACAGCTCGCGGCCCGCGTACGTGAACCTCGGGCACAACCCGAGCGGTGAGTGGGTCGGATCGCTGGACATCCTCGGCCACGAGATGGGTCACGGCGTCGACGACTACTCCGGCTCCGGCGGCTTCTCCGGCGGCGGCACGCAGGAGTTCATCGCTGACACCTTCGGCACGGCCACGGAGTTCTACGCGAACGAGCCGTCCCAGTACGACCCGCCGGACTACGCGATCGGCGAGGAGGTCAACCTGGTCGGCACCGGCGCCCTCCGGTACATGTACGACCCGTCGAAGGCCGGCGACCCGAGCTGCTACTCCAGCTCGATCCCGAACGCGGAGGTGCACAAGGCCGCCGGACCCGGCGACCACTGGTTCTACCTGCTCGCCGAGGGCAGCGCCCCGGTGGACGGGCAGCCGTCCAGCTCGACCTGCGACGGCAGCGCGGTGTCCGGCATCGGGATCCGCAAGGCGATCAACATCATGCACGGCGCCCTGCAGCTGAAGACGTCCGGCAGCAGCTACCTGCGCTACCGCACGTGGACGCTGCAGGCGGCGAAGAACCTGTACCCGGGCAGCTGCACCGAGTTCAACGCCGTGAAGGCGGCGTGGAACGCGGTGAGCGTCCCGGCGCAGTCCGGCGACCCGACGTGCACGGACACGACGACCCCGCCGACCACCACCCCGCCGACGACGACCACCACTCCCCCGGGTGGGTGCCCGGCAGGCCAGCTCCTGCAGAACCCGGGCTTCGAGTCGGGCCAGGTGGCCTGGAGCGACCCGGACACCACGATCGGCCAGTGGGGCAGCCAGGCGCCGGCGCGCTCCGGCAGCTACGACTCCTGGCTCGGCGGCTGGGGTTCGGCGCACACCGACACGATCACGCAGCAGGTCACCATCCCGGCGGGCTGCCGCGCGAGCCTGACGTTCTGGCTGCGCGTGTGGACGGCCGAGACCGAGAACGTCGCCTACGACAAGCTCGTCGTGTCCGCCGGTCCGGCGACGCTGGCGACGTACTCCAACCTCGACCGGAACTCCGCCTACGTCCAGAAGACGCTCGACCTGTCTTCGTACGCGGGCCAGACGATCACGCTGAAGTTCGCCGGGACGGAGGACCAGTCGCTGCAGACGTCCTTCGCCGTCGACGACACGGCATTCACCGTCGGCTGA
- a CDS encoding saccharopine dehydrogenase family protein translates to MRAYDVVLFGATGFTGGLTAEYLARNAPADLRWALAGRSRAKLEAVRARLAGVDGRFAALDLLVADSGDPASLRAVAEATKVVITTVGPYLTRGEPLVAACAEAGTDYVDLTGEAEFVDRMYLAHDRRARDTGARLVHACGFDSIPHDLGVRFTVRQLPEDVPLTVDGYVRASGMPSGGTFLSALTIMSRLRAGARVARERAAAEPRPAGRFARAPLGRPHRVAGAGWWAVPLPTIDPEIVRRSAAASERYGPDFTYRHFAAVKHLPVLAGGAAGAGALLAAAQVPPARRALSRLLAPGDGPGPQRRAKSWFSVRFVGEGGGERVVTEVSGGDPGYDETAKMLAESALCLATDDLPETAGQVTTATAMGDALIDRLTRAGIRFATL, encoded by the coding sequence ATGCGCGCGTACGACGTGGTCCTGTTCGGCGCCACCGGCTTCACCGGCGGCCTGACGGCGGAGTACCTCGCCCGGAACGCGCCCGCGGACCTGCGGTGGGCGCTGGCCGGGCGCAGCCGCGCCAAGCTCGAAGCCGTCCGGGCACGGCTGGCGGGTGTCGACGGCCGGTTCGCCGCGCTCGACCTGCTCGTCGCGGATTCCGGCGATCCGGCGTCGCTGCGGGCCGTCGCGGAGGCCACGAAGGTGGTGATCACGACGGTCGGGCCGTACCTGACGCGGGGCGAGCCGCTGGTCGCCGCGTGCGCCGAGGCCGGCACCGACTACGTCGACCTCACCGGCGAGGCCGAGTTCGTGGACCGGATGTACCTGGCGCACGACCGCCGCGCCCGCGACACCGGGGCGCGGCTGGTGCACGCGTGCGGGTTCGACTCGATCCCGCACGACCTCGGCGTCCGGTTCACCGTGCGGCAGCTGCCCGAGGACGTGCCGCTGACGGTCGACGGCTACGTGCGGGCGAGCGGGATGCCCTCGGGCGGCACGTTCCTCAGCGCGCTGACGATCATGTCCCGGCTGCGCGCCGGGGCGCGGGTGGCCCGCGAGCGCGCGGCCGCCGAGCCGCGCCCGGCCGGGCGGTTCGCCCGCGCGCCGCTGGGCCGTCCGCACCGCGTCGCCGGCGCGGGGTGGTGGGCGGTGCCGCTGCCGACGATCGACCCCGAGATCGTCCGCCGGTCGGCCGCCGCGTCCGAGCGCTACGGGCCGGACTTCACCTACCGCCACTTCGCCGCGGTCAAGCACCTGCCGGTGCTCGCGGGCGGGGCGGCCGGGGCGGGCGCGCTGCTGGCGGCGGCGCAGGTCCCGCCGGCGCGGCGGGCGCTGTCCCGGTTGCTGGCACCCGGCGACGGCCCCGGCCCGCAACGCCGCGCGAAGTCGTGGTTCTCGGTCCGGTTCGTCGGCGAAGGCGGCGGCGAGCGGGTCGTGACGGAGGTGTCCGGCGGCGATCCGGGCTACGACGAAACGGCGAAAATGCTCGCGGAATCGGCGTTGTGCCTGGCGACCGACGATCTGCCGGAAACCGCGGGCCAGGTGACCACGGCGACGGCGATGGGCGACGCGCTGATCGACCGGCTCACCCGGGCGGGCATCCGGTTCGCGACGCTCTGA
- a CDS encoding lactate 2-monooxygenase encodes MTERFGSYQNELYLQGLGGQLPPCSTDATTLEASAREVMAPGPFSYVAGSAGSGATARANREAFDRWRIVPRMLTGATDRDLATTVLGTRLPAPVAVAPVGVQSIVHPDAESATARAAASVGLPFILSTASSTGIEDVAAANGAGPRWFQLYWPGDAEVCASILARAKTAGYTALVVTLDTWTLAWRPSDLDQAYLPFLKGEGCAVPFTDPVFRGLLEKTPEEDPSMAILRWIGMLTGTDRTWDQLPFLREHWDGPIVLKGIQHVADARRAAEAGMDGIVVSNHGGRQVDGAIGALEALPGIVAAVGDRLEVLFDSGIRTGSDVLKAVALGARAVLVGRPWVYGLAHAGEDGVRHVLRGLLADFDLTMGLSGHRSLADLGPDSLQRT; translated from the coding sequence GTGACCGAACGCTTCGGCAGCTACCAGAACGAGCTCTACCTGCAGGGACTCGGTGGTCAGCTGCCGCCGTGCTCGACCGACGCGACCACGCTGGAAGCGTCGGCCCGCGAGGTCATGGCGCCCGGTCCGTTCTCCTACGTCGCCGGCTCGGCGGGCTCGGGCGCGACCGCACGGGCCAACCGCGAGGCGTTCGACCGCTGGCGGATCGTGCCGCGGATGCTGACCGGCGCCACCGATCGCGACCTGGCCACGACGGTGCTGGGCACCCGGCTGCCGGCCCCGGTGGCCGTCGCGCCGGTCGGCGTCCAGTCGATCGTGCACCCGGACGCGGAGTCCGCGACCGCCCGCGCCGCCGCTTCGGTGGGCCTGCCGTTCATCCTGTCGACCGCGTCCTCGACCGGCATCGAGGACGTCGCCGCGGCGAACGGCGCCGGGCCACGCTGGTTCCAGCTGTACTGGCCCGGCGACGCCGAGGTCTGCGCGAGCATCCTGGCCCGGGCGAAGACCGCGGGGTACACGGCGCTGGTCGTCACGCTGGACACGTGGACGCTGGCGTGGCGACCGTCCGATCTGGACCAGGCGTACCTGCCGTTCCTGAAGGGCGAGGGGTGCGCGGTCCCGTTCACCGACCCGGTGTTCCGCGGCCTGCTGGAGAAGACGCCGGAAGAGGACCCGAGCATGGCGATCCTGCGCTGGATCGGCATGCTCACCGGCACCGACCGGACGTGGGACCAGCTGCCGTTCCTGCGCGAGCACTGGGACGGCCCGATCGTGCTCAAGGGCATCCAGCACGTCGCCGACGCGCGCCGGGCGGCGGAGGCCGGAATGGACGGCATCGTCGTGTCGAACCACGGCGGCCGCCAGGTCGACGGCGCGATCGGCGCGCTGGAAGCGCTGCCCGGCATCGTCGCGGCGGTGGGCGACCGCCTGGAGGTGCTGTTCGACTCGGGCATCCGCACCGGCTCGGACGTGCTGAAGGCGGTGGCACTGGGCGCGCGGGCGGTGCTGGTGGGCAGGCCCTGGGTGTACGGCCTGGCCCACGCGGGCGAGGACGGCGTGCGCCACGTCCTGCGCGGCCTGCTGGCGGATTTCGACCTGACGATGGGACTGTCCGGCCACCGCAGCCTCGCCGACCTGGGCCCGGACTCACTCCAGCGGACGTGA
- the hrpA gene encoding ATP-dependent RNA helicase HrpA yields the protein MSTSSPFEALRARLPELMLRDEHRLRRRLDGARKARQRDAALAQIAADVDKAELRVQSRRESVPTIEYPEELPVSRLKDEIAAAIGKHQVVIVAGETGSGKTTQLPKICLELGRGIRGQIGHTQPRRLAARTVADRIASELKTELGETVGYKVRFTDQSGQDTLVKLMTDGILLAEIQTDRALRQYDTLIIDEAHERSLNIDFILGYLKQLLPRRPDLKVIITSATIDPERFSKHFDDAPIVEVSGRTYPVEVRYRPLVDPDDPEGDDERDQTQGILDAVEELCAEGPGDILVFLSGEREIRDTADVLNRANLRNTEVLPLYARLSSAEQQRIFQAHTGRRVVLATNVAETSLTVPGIKYVVDPGTARISRYSHRTKVQRLPIEPVSQASANQRKGRCGRTSDGICIRLYSEADFESRPEFTDPEILRTNLASVILQMTSLGLGDIAAFPFVEPPDRRQVTDGIGLLQELGAFSSTGSDRSLTDIGRKLAQLPVDPRMGRMVLEAAKNGCVREVMIIAAALSIQDPRERPAEKQQAADAQHARFADPTSDFLAYLNLWEYVAEQQKSLSGNQFRRMCRTEYLNYLRLREWQDIFSQLRQLAKPLGISLNTTPADPQRVHTSLIAGLLSHIGLKDPAKGDYLGARGARFGIFPGSALFKKQPRWVMSAELVETSRLWARVNARIEPEWVEPLAQHVVKRSYSEPHWERKQGAVMATEKVTLYGVPLVADRRVNYGRIDPELSRALFIRHALVEGDWQTRHKFFAENRALLEEVEDLENRARRRDILVDDQTLYEFYDARVPADVVSVRHFDSWWKKARHTDPDLLSFEKSMLINETAGGVRESDYPDSWTQGTQVFKLTYQFEPGADADGVTVHVPLPVLNQVTPDGFDWQVPGLREELVTQLIKSLPKALRRNFVPAPDTARYVLSRVSPSDGPLLEVLGRELRALRGVTIPYSDWDLSSVPEHLKMTFRVVDERGKRVAEGKDIEALQRRLAPKVRETISKAANTLEKAGLTKPAFGSLPQVFESTQRGHDVKAYPALVDEGASVAVRLLDTPGQQEHAMWAGTRRMLRLNLNSPMKFITRSLSNSSKLVLNRNPHGSVAALLEDCVDCAVDALMASAGGPAWDETGFKVLLEKVRAGLHPAVLEVLTEVEKILRAANDVEVQLSSARGPADALADIRAQLTGLVYPGFVTATGASRLRHVVRYLHGISRRLEKLPLEPTRDLQRTADIAWITREYEEALASLPPGTSSPALREVRWMIEELRVSFFAQTLGTAHPVSLKRITKAIDDALA from the coding sequence ATGTCCACGTCATCCCCCTTCGAAGCGCTGCGTGCGCGCCTGCCCGAGCTGATGCTGCGCGACGAGCACCGGCTGCGCCGGCGGCTCGACGGTGCCCGCAAGGCTCGCCAGCGAGACGCCGCCCTCGCGCAGATCGCCGCCGACGTCGACAAGGCCGAGCTGCGCGTCCAGTCGCGGCGCGAGAGCGTCCCCACGATCGAATATCCGGAAGAGCTGCCGGTCAGCAGGCTCAAGGACGAGATCGCCGCGGCCATCGGCAAGCACCAGGTCGTGATCGTCGCGGGGGAGACCGGTTCCGGCAAGACCACCCAGCTGCCGAAGATCTGCCTCGAGCTCGGCCGCGGCATCCGCGGGCAGATCGGGCACACCCAGCCGCGCCGGCTGGCCGCGCGCACGGTCGCCGACCGGATCGCCAGCGAGCTGAAGACCGAGCTCGGCGAGACCGTCGGCTACAAGGTGCGGTTCACCGACCAGTCCGGGCAGGACACGCTGGTCAAGCTCATGACCGACGGCATCCTGCTCGCCGAGATCCAGACCGACCGCGCGTTGCGCCAGTACGACACGCTGATCATCGACGAGGCCCACGAGCGCAGCCTCAACATCGACTTCATCCTCGGCTACCTCAAGCAGCTGCTGCCGCGCCGTCCCGACCTCAAGGTGATCATCACCTCGGCCACCATCGACCCGGAGCGGTTCTCGAAGCACTTCGACGACGCCCCGATCGTCGAGGTCTCCGGCCGGACGTACCCGGTCGAGGTGCGCTACCGCCCGCTCGTCGACCCGGACGATCCCGAAGGCGACGACGAGCGCGACCAGACGCAGGGCATTCTCGACGCCGTCGAGGAACTGTGCGCCGAAGGCCCCGGCGACATCCTGGTGTTCCTCTCCGGTGAACGCGAAATCCGCGACACCGCGGACGTGCTGAACCGCGCGAACCTGCGCAACACCGAGGTGCTGCCGCTGTACGCGCGGCTGTCGTCGGCCGAGCAGCAGCGCATCTTCCAAGCCCACACCGGACGCCGGGTCGTGCTCGCGACGAACGTCGCCGAGACGTCGCTGACCGTGCCGGGCATCAAGTACGTCGTCGACCCGGGCACCGCGCGGATCTCCCGCTACAGCCACCGGACGAAGGTGCAGCGGCTGCCGATCGAGCCGGTGTCGCAGGCGTCGGCGAACCAGCGCAAGGGCCGCTGCGGCCGCACGTCCGACGGCATCTGCATCCGGCTTTATTCCGAAGCGGACTTCGAGAGCCGTCCGGAGTTCACCGACCCCGAGATCCTGCGGACGAACCTCGCGTCGGTGATCCTGCAGATGACGTCGCTGGGGCTCGGCGACATCGCCGCGTTCCCGTTCGTCGAGCCGCCGGACCGGCGTCAGGTCACCGATGGCATCGGTCTGCTGCAGGAGCTGGGGGCGTTCTCTTCGACGGGGTCCGACCGCAGCCTGACCGACATCGGCCGCAAGCTCGCGCAGCTGCCGGTCGACCCGCGGATGGGCCGGATGGTGCTGGAAGCGGCGAAGAACGGCTGCGTCCGCGAGGTGATGATCATCGCCGCCGCGCTGTCCATTCAGGACCCGCGGGAACGGCCGGCCGAGAAGCAGCAGGCGGCGGACGCCCAGCACGCGCGGTTCGCCGATCCGACCTCGGACTTCCTCGCGTACCTGAACCTCTGGGAATACGTCGCCGAGCAGCAGAAATCGTTGTCGGGCAACCAGTTCCGCCGCATGTGCCGCACCGAGTACCTGAACTACCTGCGGCTGCGCGAGTGGCAGGACATCTTCAGCCAGCTCCGTCAGCTGGCGAAGCCGCTCGGCATCTCGCTGAACACCACCCCGGCCGATCCGCAGCGCGTGCACACGTCGCTGATCGCCGGGCTGCTCTCGCACATCGGGCTCAAGGACCCGGCCAAGGGCGACTACCTGGGTGCGCGCGGCGCGCGGTTCGGGATCTTCCCCGGCTCGGCGCTGTTCAAGAAGCAGCCGCGCTGGGTGATGTCGGCCGAGCTGGTCGAGACGTCGCGGCTCTGGGCGCGGGTCAACGCGCGCATCGAACCCGAATGGGTGGAGCCGCTCGCGCAGCACGTCGTCAAGCGCTCGTATTCCGAGCCGCACTGGGAACGCAAGCAGGGCGCCGTGATGGCGACCGAGAAGGTGACGCTGTACGGGGTCCCGCTGGTCGCCGACCGCCGCGTCAACTACGGCCGGATCGACCCGGAGCTGTCGCGGGCGCTGTTCATCCGGCACGCGCTGGTCGAGGGCGACTGGCAGACGCGGCACAAGTTCTTCGCGGAGAACCGGGCGCTGCTGGAGGAGGTCGAGGACCTCGAAAACCGGGCGCGGCGGCGAGACATCCTGGTCGACGACCAGACGCTGTACGAGTTCTACGACGCGCGCGTGCCCGCCGACGTCGTCTCGGTGCGGCACTTCGACAGCTGGTGGAAGAAGGCCCGGCACACCGACCCGGACCTGCTGTCGTTCGAAAAGTCCATGCTCATCAACGAGACCGCGGGCGGCGTGCGCGAGTCGGACTACCCGGACTCGTGGACCCAGGGCACGCAGGTCTTCAAGCTGACCTACCAGTTCGAGCCGGGCGCGGACGCCGACGGCGTCACGGTGCACGTCCCGCTGCCGGTGCTGAACCAGGTGACGCCGGACGGGTTCGACTGGCAGGTGCCGGGCCTGCGCGAGGAGCTGGTGACGCAGCTGATCAAGTCGTTGCCGAAAGCGTTGCGGCGCAACTTCGTCCCGGCGCCGGACACGGCCCGGTATGTCCTTTCGCGAGTGTCGCCTTCGGACGGCCCGCTGCTGGAGGTGCTGGGCCGTGAGCTGCGTGCGTTGCGCGGGGTGACGATTCCGTATTCGGACTGGGATCTGTCCTCGGTGCCCGAGCACCTGAAGATGACGTTCCGGGTGGTCGACGAGCGCGGCAAGCGCGTCGCCGAGGGCAAGGACATCGAGGCGCTGCAGCGGCGCCTGGCGCCGAAGGTGCGGGAGACGATCTCGAAGGCGGCCAACACGCTCGAGAAGGCCGGCCTGACGAAACCCGCCTTCGGCTCGCTGCCGCAGGTTTTCGAGTCGACGCAGCGCGGCCACGACGTCAAGGCGTATCCGGCGCTGGTCGACGAAGGCGCGTCGGTGGCCGTGCGGCTGCTGGACACGCCGGGCCAGCAGGAGCACGCGATGTGGGCGGGCACGCGGCGGATGCTGCGGCTGAACCTCAACTCGCCGATGAAGTTCATCACGCGGTCGCTGTCCAACTCGTCGAAGCTGGTGCTGAACCGCAACCCGCACGGAAGCGTGGCGGCGCTGCTGGAGGACTGCGTGGACTGCGCGGTGGACGCCCTGATGGCGTCGGCGGGCGGCCCGGCGTGGGACGAGACCGGGTTCAAGGTGCTGCTGGAGAAGGTCCGCGCGGGCCTGCACCCGGCGGTGCTGGAGGTGCTGACGGAGGTGGAGAAGATCCTCCGCGCGGCGAACGACGTGGAGGTGCAGCTGTCCTCGGCCCGCGGCCCGGCGGACGCACTGGCGGACATCCGGGCCCAGCTGACGGGGCTGGTGTACCCGGGATTCGTGACGGCGACGGGGGCGTCCCGGCTGCGTCACGTGGTGCGCTACCTGCACGGGATTTCGCGCCGGCTGGAGAAGCTGCCCCTGGAGCCGACCCGCGACCTGCAGCGGACGGCGGACATCGCGTGGATCACGCGCGAGTACGAAGAGGCGCTGGCTTCGCTGCCACCGGGCACGTCGTCCCCGGCGCTGCGCGAGGTGCGGTGGATGATCGAGGAACTGCGGGTCTCGTTCTTCGCGCAGACACTGGGCACGGCGCATCCGGTGTCGCTGAAACGGATCACGAAGGCCATCGACGACGCGCTGGCGTGA